The Panicum hallii strain FIL2 chromosome 5, PHallii_v3.1, whole genome shotgun sequence genome contains the following window.
TTTGGGTTTGAATAGTCAAACAAGTAGCGTATAGCAAACGGACCTGAAGGGTGAAGCATTAGTATTTGGGCTAAGATGGGCTTAGCTCGGCCTGCTGTTTCAAAGGCCCGCCACGTGTACCGGCCCGGGCTGTTTGGGGCATTGTCCTTTAGAGAAGTAAAACTAGAGGTCCATCAAACTACCTCTAACTCTAACTGTTTGTTTcacaaaaaggaaaaaaaccTCAAATGTTGGAGTAAATATTTTGTATAGGGACCAAAAGGACAAATTGAATTGTTCAGGTAGTAAAATGATTTTTTTCTTAGATTTTAATTCTGCAGAATATCAGAATCACGATAACTAAACCAACTCAAGTTCGGGTTAGCTAGACAAACTCTTTGCGAAGTACTCCGTCAAAACAGAGCTAAGTAACCAACACTGCACTCTACATGACAGAGTTTGCGATAAGGTTACCTCTTGATCTCGGGTAGGAGCAGCACCATCATCAGCGACCGGCAGCAGCTGTGTCGTTCCAGCACTGCCCCAGCTGCGCGAGATGCTCGACAGACCATCCCCGAGGCGGTCGGACGCGAGCATGAAGAGGAGGGCAGTCGGCAGCGCCACGCCGAGGAGGAACGCCGCCGCATGGCTGCCGCCCACCTTATTGCTCCCAAGCCCCAGCCCCATGTCGACCTGCCTCTTGGAACTCGATCGCGAGCTGAAGCTTCCAATTAGCCGGCCACTGTTCCGTCGATCTCTACTTAAACTCCCAGCTCGAGGGATCCTGTCAGCGTCTGGACTCGCTGACTCGCTGTCAAGCAAGGCACGCAGGCGCGACGAGCCAATAGGATGTGTGCTCCGCCAGGCCACGCAACGGTTTGACGCGCGAGGGATTTCTGCGTGGGCGTGTCGTGTATTCCCCCGTGTCCCACGTAGCGATCGAAGACCGGCGCAGCTTCCGGCGGCTAGCTAGCCTGGCCGCTTTGAGTGCTGATTCGGGAACATATGTGTGGCCTCCGAGACTTTTCTGACCCCTTCATTCCTTATGATTACTGCAATTAATAAAGTATGCCGTCTTTGCTGATACTTGGCATAAACGTATGTTAAGTTTATTGCGTTTTTGAAATTTGAGTTCATTGTGATTTTTGAAATGGGCAGTGTTCCCAACAGTGCCACATGTGCAAAAGAGCATTCAACTAATGATGGAATAGTCCTTCGAATGAATTCTCATAGTTTTGTTGTTCCGTGCGAAAAATTAGCATGAGAGTGTTTGTGTTCGGAATGATGCCTGCATATGCAGTTTCACATAGGAAAAACAAGACCGCATGTGATATCTTAACCGTCCATTTTTTCTCTCACTTAATATCTATTATTCAACGGTTGATAATTTCTCACTTAGATCTTATTCGGTTTGAAGAGGATTGGAGGAGGCCAATCCCCTCCAATCCCCTCAATCCCCTTGAGGAAGGGATTAACCGAACAATACCCTACCGGGCTGGTTTCAGCTTGACGAAACCCCAGTTCTTCTCTATCTTCATTGTTTCTTATCACCTCGTCATAGATAATGACATCGCACCCGAAAATGAAACCTAACATATCTGATTTTGGTCTCACCAACATTCAAATTAAAAGGACGCGAGTTTAAAGTGTACAATACACCTTTTCTATCTTCTCCAGACTGCTAGTGAGTTTGGATAGCATATAGACCTAACCAGTTTATTTAGATCTCAGCGTTAAAATTTCATACTCGATCATGATAAAAGAGTATCTAAATACTGCCCACTTGAGATCGCTCGTCTCAAGGCCTACGCCACCCAATGGAATTCCGACACCTGGTCGGGTACGACCACTTGAAACCACCCTTCTGTCTCTGCTCCGGCGTCAGGCTCGTGTAGTTCTTCCAATCCGCGGCGACGTCCTTGAGGTCGTGCACCTTGGTGTCCAGCCCGATGCAGCAGCAGGCGTGGATGGTGCAGACCTTCTCCGGGTCGTCGTGGTACTCGCAGAACCCGCCGAAGTACACCGTCTCCAGCGGCTCGATCTTGACCTGCAGCTTGCTCACGAGCTCGTGCCTGATGTTGACGAACACAGCCTGGTCGTGCTGCCCCGGGaacctctccctcgccgcccGCCAGTACCTCATCATCTGGATGGTCCGGTTCGTCGACTTCATGTAGTAGAGCCCGGTGTTGAGCGGGTTGTCCAGCGGCGCGCGAGACGGCTTGAAGTCGTCCGACGAGCAGCTCATGTCGGCGTACACGGGGAAGTGCCGGAACGGGTTGCGAAACCACACCATGTCGCAGTCCTGATCCATCGACCATCGATTGTTCTTCAGATTTGCGTTCATGAATCGCAGGTTAATGAAAAGATGGAGACTGAAAGTGTTGGGAGGGTATGATTGATGATCTTGCCGTGAAGAGGAAGTTGTAGCCGAGCTCGAGGACGCGCTGCTGGAAGGTGAGCTTGGTCCAGACGAGCTCCAGGTAGTCCGGGCTCATGAACGGCTTGGCGGAGCTCATGTCCAAGGACGGGGCGTTGAGGAAGTAGCAGTGACGGTGCACGGCCTTGCAGCGCTCGAACCCGCGGGCGTCGAGGGCGACCACGAGGAGGTGGTTGAGGAGGTGCGCGATGTCCACGCCGTTCCTGAAGCTGTCGAGGTAGAGGTCGAGCAGGGAGCCGGGCTGTGCCCATGCCTCGTTCACCGAAGTGATTATCACGGTCCTGTCCTCCATGGCCACTCTCGGCAGCAGCTCGGGTAGGCCCTTGAATATGACCTGCGTgtcaaataataaaataatctTAGCCTGGTTGAAAGTTTGAAACACAAAATTTGTATATATTAATTTTCAGGCTAAGCTTGATGTTACAGTGACTCTTGAAAAGCCCATTAACTAACCTGCATGGCCCATTCATCTGGGCCAATCGTCAGGCTTGGTCTGTCAAACGGTTCATTGATCATTGCGCCCCATAACCCATTGCGCCCTCTCTCTAAATCTAACTCATTGAAATTGAAAAGAAAACATCCTGTTATCATAACACCATCCCCAAACGAAGCAGAATGCATACATGCCAGCAACCCAAGTCTCGGTCAGCTATCTTGGCATACACAATCATCAAAAGTGAAAATGATCATAAAAAGAGGAGAATATTTAATTCCTTCAaaactcaaactattcaaattGATCTAATTCACCCTCTAATGGATATGTCTTTTATTTGTTGCTCCTTGTACAGATACTTTTCGGGTTCAAAACTTTTTAGGGGGATAGTAGGCATCATAATCAATTTTCCAAAAAGatattttgattttttttgtttCATTTCCCATGTATATTCATACCTACAGTGTTGAAGTATTGTAGAATGCTTCTAGTTGATAAAATAATTGGAAAATTCCTTTAAAAAATTATGACATAGGGTATAATGACAACTGTCATCCAGCAAATTTTGAAACCAAAACAAAACTTGTACGTGGAGGGGGGAAAGGACAAAGTTCATTAGGGAGTGGCTCGGTCCAATTTGAATTGTGTTGGGGAGTTAATCGAATCGATAATTTGTTTGGAGGGTTAGTAAATGGACAAACTGAATTGTTTGAGAGTAGTAAAATATACTTTTGCAATCCGCAGGAAAAGACTTGgcgacaaaaaaaaaatccatcCATGTAAAGTGTAAGAGCAAGGTGTCGGTTCATACGCCACTCATATACACGAACAAAAGATTGCACGCACCGGCATGTGCATGATGTCTCATGGAGTGCAATACGCATCACGTGCGATCCCTACCTCATTTGCACCGTCGCCCGCCGGCGGCACGGCCCCGCTCCCCCAGCTGCGCGAGATGCTGGACAGCCCCTCGCCGAGGCGGTCGGACGCGAGCAGGAAGAGGAGGGCCGTGGGCAGCGCGGCGCCGAGGAGGAAGCTCGCCGCGTGGCTGCCCGCCTCCTTCCTCCCGAACCCCAGCCCCATGCCGCTAAAGAAGCACGCGATCGAGCTGGGCTGAGCTGCGAACGGGCTAGGTGTGGCCGACCGATCGGCAACCCCGGCGACTACTAGTACTATTCCGTTTCCATCCATTTCCACAAACGTGGGCTGGTTTTCAAAGAAGAAGCCATCAAGCAACGTGCGAGCAGGCAGCAGCCGGTAGGCGCGGGTGCGCCGCCTCGCCACGCCACGGTTTTGACGCGCGAGAGGCAGCCAGCGGCGTACGTCCGCGGGCGGTCGGTTTTCCTCACGCCCAGCGTGAGAAGACTGGACCGGAACCGGACAGGCcgtggggcggcggcgcaggtgaTGCATCAGGTACCCAGCCGGTCAACGGTTTCGCAGTAGGTCCGAGGAATATTTGGCCCGTGCGATCGTGTACGTTTCAGATGGAGCTTCTACTTTGGACTATCTTGCAACAAGCTGTTACGGGAGCTTCTCAAATTGATGAGTTGAAATGCGAATTTTCAATTTCCCCCTCTGTTCCATATATAATATCTCGGGGTAAAttttcacacacacacacacacacacagagatatatatatatatgtatacgGTTTGCTAATTTTTTATCGGCGCCGGTTTGGCGCGCCGCGCGGCCCTACACCGCGTCGGGTACGGCCACCTGGCCTTGCCGGCCTCCTTCTCCGCCGGCGGCAGGGCCGTGTAGTTCTTCCAGGCCGCGACGACGCCCCTGAGCTCGCGGACCTTGTTGTCCAGCCcgatgcagcagttggcgtgCATCGTGCAGACCCCGCCGTCGATCCCGTCGCGGAACTCGCAGAAGGTGCCGAAGAGCGCCGTGTCGAGGAACGCGATCCGGACGCCCAGCTCCCCCGCCAGCTCGCGCTTGATGTTGTCGAAGATCTTCTGGTCGTGGTGCGCCGGGaaccgcggccgcgccgcccgccagtACCGAACCATGGCCACCGTCCGCGCCGTCGACTTCACGTAGTAGAAGCCGGTGTTGGGCGAGTTCTTCAGGGACTCGGGATCGCCGGAGAAGGCGTCGCACGACATGGTCACGTCGGCGTACAGGTTGATGTGCCGGAACGGGTCGCGCAGCCACATCACGTCCACGTCCTGCTTTGCAGATGATTCGTTCTACCGATCAGTTCAGTTCAGAGCTGCTGGGTTCAATTCAATTCAGAGCTGCTCGAGGTAGTTATTGTAGGTGCCGACCGTGAAGAGGTAGTTGTAGCCGAGCTCAAGCACGCGCTGCTGGAGCGAGAGCTTGGTCCAGACGAGCTCGAGGTAGCCCTTGCTGAGGAAGCGGTTGGCGGCGCTGACGTTGGCGGACCTGACCTCGAGGAGGTAGCAGTGCGGGTGCACGGCCCTGCAGCGGTCGAACCCGCCGGCGTCGACGGCGACGATGAGGGTGTGGTTGAGCAGGTGCTCGATGCCCTCGCCGTTCCGGAAGCTCTCGCGGAAGAGGTCCAGCAGCGaccccggcgccgcccacgCCTCGTTCACCGACGTCACGATCACCGTCCGGTCGGCCGTGGCCACCCTCGGCAGCAGCTCAGCCAGCCCGGGAAACCTGTCCTGCTCCTCCGGCAGCAGAGCAATTCAATCCACAATCCAAAAGTTCTTCAGTCAAGCATGCAGCCCACAGAAACATGGCCCAGACTCATTTCAGCCCGTCACCAGGCAGCCTAGATACGTGGGCTGGCTCGGCCTAGTAATGGCCAGATGCGCTGCGGCCCATGGAAATAGCATAGATCAGCATGCATTGTGAGAGGAAGTCTAACCTCTTCGTCTCCGGCAGGCGCTGAGCCGCCGTCGTCGCTAGTGATATTTGCCGGTCGAGCCGGGCTGTTCAACAGCTGATACCCATTCCCAATGCTCGATATGCTTGTCAAGCGCTCGCCGACCCTGTCGGAGGcgaggaagaagagcagggcGGTAGGGAGGAGAGCCCCGAGCAGGAAAGAACCGAAACGGCCGAGCCCGCTCCGCTTGCTCATGCTGCCCATATGCGTGCGCTCTCGGTGTCACCTCGCCGCCGGGATCCAGCGAACAGAGGAGGACGGTGAGGGGATGGTGGTCGAGAGGACAGAGACGATGACTGACTAGATGGGCGAAACTGAATGCTCGTATATTAGTAGGCACGTCGCGAAGCTGCCCGAGCCCCGAAGATGGCAGGGATTCCCAAACGCCGACCTGCAGGCGTTTCCACGTGCATTCCACCATGACGTGCGTCGATGCAAATTAAAGCTGGCTCGCCTTTGAGTACGCCTTTGTTTCCTTCAGGTGATGAACTGTACTCGCGTCATTAGCCTTTGAGTGTTGTTCGGGTTACATGGTTTTGGTGATGAATTGTTGATGGTTTAGGCTCGATCTGAAAGTATTCTATTGTCTCATTGACGTATCTGGAATCTGGCCCAAGTTTCTAAGTTGGACCTTCGCCCCTGAAACAAAGAGGCGTGTAGATTGGATCAAGTTTCAGATTATTCATGAATCAACAGTGTTAACTTTCCCAAAGAATGTAACGTCGCAGCAGCATGAACCGCTCGTGCTTCGGTGGGAATCGCGGCACCGCCGCACCGGCTCGTCGCCTTGACGTAGAAGAACCCCGTGCTGGGCCAGTTGTCCAGGTTGTCGACGTCGCCGGAGAACACCTCGCTCGACGTGTCATGTCCGCGAACACGCTCATGCGAAAACCATGCACACTATCTCATTTCCCCCGATTTGTACACGTGTAAAATTACAATAAACTTAACGATGCCATCCACGCTGGGCAATCACACTCGCACGCGCGCACTGATCTGTAGCTCATCGCCGCGCACGCCTGCTCATCAGTGGATGCAAATGCCGGGCACCTTCCAGCGCACCGGCCCCCGGCTCCGCTCCCCTTCGTCCATGCTCCGGTACGCGCGCCACTCCCGCAGCAGGTTGCCGAGGTCGTGGAGCTTGGCGCCGAGGCCGACGCAGCAGTTGGCGTGCATGGTGTAGAGCGTGTTGAAGTCGCGGGTGTTGTTGCAGAACCCGGCGTTGTGCTCCGTGTCCAGGAACTGGATGCGGAGGCCCCGCGTGGACACCAGCTCCACCTTGATCTCGTTCAGCACCTGCTGCTCGTGCTTCCCCGGGAACGACTCGCGCGCCGCGCGCCACGCCTCGAACGCGCCCACCGTGCGCCGGCTCGACTTGGCGTACAGGAACCCCGTGTTCGGGAGGTTCATCGGGCTGTACGGGTCGCCGAAGAAGAAGTCCGACGAGGTCACCATGTGCGCCGCCACAGACATCCGCTCGAACGGGTTGCGGAACCATAGAATGTCCACGTCCTGCACCGTCAATTTCATTTTACTGCACCGTAAGCTATGCAAGAAATTCATGAATGAACAGTTCAGTCTTTTTTTTTAAATTGTTGGAAAATATCCACGTTTTAAAACATTTCAGC
Protein-coding sequences here:
- the LOC112895976 gene encoding uncharacterized protein At4g15970-like, which encodes MSKRSGLGRFGSFLLGALLPTALLFFLASDRVGERLTSISSIGNGYQLLNSPARPANITSDDGGSAPAGDEEEQDRFPGLAELLPRVATADRTVIVTSVNEAWAAPGSLLDLFRESFRNGEGIEHLLNHTLIVAVDAGGFDRCRAVHPHCYLLEVRSANVSAANRFLSKGYLELVWTKLSLQQRVLELGYNYLFTVGTYNNYLEQL
- the LOC112894317 gene encoding uncharacterized protein At4g15970-like isoform X1 — encoded protein: MGLGFGRKEAGSHAASFLLGAALPTALLFLLASDRLGEGLSSISRSWGSGAVPPAGDGANEVIFKGLPELLPRVAMEDRTVIITSVNEAWAQPGSLLDLYLDSFRNGVDIAHLLNHLLVVALDARGFERCKAVHRHCYFLNAPSLDMSSAKPFMSPDYLELVWTKLTFQQRVLELGYNFLFTDCDMVWFRNPFRHFPVYADMSCSSDDFKPSRAPLDNPLNTGLYYMKSTNRTIQMMRYWRAARERFPGQHDQAVFVNIRHELVSKLQVKIEPLETVYFGGFCEYHDDPEKVCTIHACCCIGLDTKVHDLKDVAADWKNYTSLTPEQRQKGGFKWSYPTRCRNSIGWRRP
- the LOC112895970 gene encoding uncharacterized protein At4g15970-like; protein product: MWLRDPFRHINLYADVTMSCDAFSGDPESLKNSPNTGFYYVKSTARTVAMVRYWRAARPRFPAHHDQKIFDNIKRELAGELGVRIAFLDTALFGTFCEFRDGIDGGVCTMHANCCIGLDNKVRELRGVVAAWKNYTALPPAEKEAGKARWPYPTRCRAARRAKPAPIKN
- the LOC112894317 gene encoding uncharacterized protein At4g15970-like isoform X2, which encodes MINEPFDRPSLTIGPDEWAMQVIFKGLPELLPRVAMEDRTVIITSVNEAWAQPGSLLDLYLDSFRNGVDIAHLLNHLLVVALDARGFERCKAVHRHCYFLNAPSLDMSSAKPFMSPDYLELVWTKLTFQQRVLELGYNFLFTDCDMVWFRNPFRHFPVYADMSCSSDDFKPSRAPLDNPLNTGLYYMKSTNRTIQMMRYWRAARERFPGQHDQAVFVNIRHELVSKLQVKIEPLETVYFGGFCEYHDDPEKVCTIHACCCIGLDTKVHDLKDVAADWKNYTSLTPEQRQKGGFKWSYPTRCRNSIGWRRP